A single genomic interval of Spirosoma linguale DSM 74 harbors:
- a CDS encoding ASPIC/UnbV domain protein (PFAM: ASPIC/UnbV domain protein; FG-GAP repeat protein~KEGG: sfu:Sfum_1623 ASPIC/UnbV domain protein), with protein MRISLLVLAIGLIAGCRSEQQQPADPLFRKLPAEETHVNFSNTITDDKDFNVFNYRNFYNGGGVAIGDVNNDGLSDVLLIANMGDNKLYLNRTATSKAGSEQPGIQFEDVTAKAGVAGKRAWSTGATFADVNGDGRLDIYICNAGNRDGDDRANELFINNGNDASGIPTFTERAAEYGLDDRGYSTHAAFFDYDRDGDLDMYLLNNSFMPVGKLQYANLRSQRDSLGGHKLFENRSQGYSLRSEERGARSEEPSGGGRKKGSGEKKGKTSGPVFVDVSEEAGIYGSLIGFGLGITIGDVNDDNWLDIYISNDFYERDYLYINNHDGTFKESIKESMPHTSLSSMGADVADVNNDGRLDIFITDMLPGNDRRLKRTSSYESHDLEQIKVGRDFHYQFMQNMLHLNQGNQPGNGGLPVFSDIARFAGVQATDWSWGALLFDMDNDGQKDIFVANGIAKDVTDQDFVNFLADRENMAQIARQRAFNFKEFLDKAPSEGVPNYAFHNDGNLQFTNKAFDWGLSEPDFSNGAAYGDLDNDGDLDLIVNNMNAPVAIYQNQSVEKNKTNYLKIKLEGTGMNRNAIGARVFLHQPGQTQLLQQMPNRGFESSVDLNLLFGLGASPTIDSLVVIWPDDKMQTVRKPKANQMLTLRQQDANQLWKPDPTTQTPAFQDNTGTSGLSYLHQESAFVDYNRDALLKQQLSTQGPALATGDVNGDGLDDVFFGGASGHAGHLFVQHTAGRFVDKTPAVMRQDTTYEAVDAVLFDADGDKDLDLYVVSGSNEFGEETDELLDRFYLNDGKGNFTRSETALPNLKANGSCVAAGDFDRDGDIDLFIGSRMIPGQYGRDPASYLLSNDGTGNFKNYTKRSLAEVEQLGMVTDATWADLNGDSYPELVVVSDWGPVRVFENKRGKLSQNPEFTIKNAQGDVLKTNGWWNCVTAGDADGDGDLDLVIGNLGTNSRIKANQTIPAELYTGDFDHNGTVEQIINCADETGELYPMVLKQELQKAMPTIKKKYVKYVDYAGKKITDVLDEDQRKQAVVKQAFMGETVILLNDGKGKLTLQPLPAEAQFSPVCGALFTDYDHDGHTDLLLTGNFLDVLPEIGRYDASYGVTLHNKGKAANGTIRYESVNPAVSGFFVRGQVRHIAQLKQGQIILAKNNDKAQVFSLKK; from the coding sequence ATGCGCATCAGTTTACTAGTACTGGCAATAGGCCTGATTGCCGGTTGCCGTTCAGAACAGCAACAACCGGCAGACCCGCTGTTCCGAAAACTACCCGCCGAAGAAACCCACGTTAATTTTAGTAATACCATTACCGACGACAAAGACTTTAACGTCTTCAATTATCGCAATTTCTACAATGGCGGAGGAGTCGCTATCGGCGATGTAAACAACGACGGCCTGTCAGACGTGTTGCTGATAGCCAATATGGGCGACAATAAACTGTACCTGAACCGGACAGCGACGAGTAAAGCCGGGTCGGAACAGCCTGGAATTCAGTTTGAAGATGTTACCGCCAAAGCGGGTGTGGCCGGTAAACGGGCCTGGAGTACGGGCGCCACCTTTGCCGATGTAAACGGCGATGGACGGCTGGATATCTACATTTGCAATGCCGGTAACCGCGACGGCGACGACCGGGCCAATGAACTCTTCATCAACAACGGCAACGACGCCAGCGGTATCCCCACGTTTACCGAACGGGCAGCCGAATATGGTCTCGACGACCGGGGTTATTCCACCCATGCCGCTTTCTTCGACTACGACCGCGACGGCGATCTGGATATGTACCTACTCAACAACAGCTTCATGCCCGTTGGGAAACTGCAATACGCTAACCTGCGGTCGCAACGCGATTCGCTGGGGGGGCATAAGTTGTTTGAAAATAGGAGCCAGGGGTATTCTTTGAGGAGCGAGGAGCGAGGAGCGAGAAGTGAGGAGCCGTCCGGTGGTGGTAGAAAAAAAGGGAGTGGGGAGAAAAAAGGGAAGACTTCGGGGCCGGTGTTTGTGGATGTGTCGGAGGAGGCTGGGATATATGGGAGTTTGATTGGCTTTGGGCTAGGGATTACTATAGGTGATGTGAACGATGATAACTGGCTCGATATTTATATTTCCAACGACTTCTACGAGCGTGACTATCTCTATATCAACAACCATGATGGCACGTTTAAGGAGTCGATCAAGGAGTCGATGCCGCATACGAGTCTGTCGTCCATGGGGGCCGATGTTGCCGATGTCAACAACGACGGCCGTCTCGATATTTTCATCACCGATATGCTACCCGGCAACGACCGGCGGCTAAAACGAACCTCCAGCTACGAAAGCCACGACCTGGAGCAGATTAAAGTGGGCCGGGATTTTCATTACCAGTTCATGCAGAATATGCTGCACCTGAATCAGGGTAATCAGCCGGGAAATGGTGGCTTGCCCGTTTTCAGCGACATCGCCCGCTTTGCCGGGGTGCAGGCCACCGACTGGAGTTGGGGGGCGCTGCTGTTCGACATGGACAACGACGGCCAGAAAGATATATTCGTAGCCAACGGCATTGCTAAAGACGTAACCGATCAGGATTTCGTGAACTTCCTGGCCGACCGCGAAAACATGGCGCAGATTGCCCGGCAACGGGCCTTTAATTTTAAAGAGTTTCTGGACAAAGCTCCGTCGGAAGGCGTGCCGAATTACGCTTTTCACAACGATGGAAATTTACAGTTTACCAATAAAGCGTTCGATTGGGGACTGTCGGAGCCCGATTTTTCCAACGGAGCTGCGTATGGTGATCTGGACAATGATGGCGATCTGGATTTGATTGTCAACAACATGAATGCGCCGGTAGCCATTTACCAGAACCAATCCGTCGAGAAGAATAAGACTAATTACCTGAAGATAAAGCTGGAAGGCACCGGGATGAACCGAAATGCCATTGGTGCCCGCGTGTTTTTACACCAGCCCGGCCAGACGCAGTTGCTTCAGCAGATGCCGAACCGGGGCTTTGAGTCGTCGGTCGACCTGAACCTGCTTTTTGGATTGGGAGCCAGCCCTACCATTGATTCGCTGGTGGTTATCTGGCCGGACGATAAAATGCAGACGGTACGCAAGCCGAAAGCCAACCAGATGCTGACGCTTCGGCAGCAGGATGCCAACCAGCTCTGGAAACCTGATCCAACTACGCAAACGCCCGCTTTTCAGGACAATACGGGGACTTCTGGACTGAGCTATCTGCATCAGGAAAGCGCCTTTGTCGACTATAACCGGGATGCTTTACTGAAGCAACAACTGTCGACCCAGGGCCCGGCACTGGCAACCGGCGACGTGAACGGCGACGGGCTTGACGATGTATTCTTTGGTGGAGCCAGCGGCCACGCGGGCCACTTATTCGTGCAGCATACCGCCGGTCGATTTGTCGATAAAACGCCCGCTGTTATGCGGCAGGATACGACTTATGAAGCGGTCGACGCTGTTTTGTTCGACGCTGATGGCGATAAAGACCTGGACCTGTACGTGGTATCGGGAAGCAACGAATTTGGCGAAGAAACCGACGAACTGCTGGATCGTTTTTACCTCAACGATGGCAAGGGAAATTTCACCCGCTCGGAAACTGCGCTGCCCAATTTGAAAGCCAACGGCTCCTGCGTGGCGGCCGGTGATTTCGACCGGGATGGCGACATTGACCTATTCATCGGCTCCCGAATGATTCCCGGCCAGTACGGTCGGGACCCGGCCAGTTATTTACTTTCCAACGATGGCACCGGGAATTTCAAGAACTACACCAAACGCTCGCTGGCCGAAGTAGAGCAGCTGGGCATGGTAACCGATGCCACCTGGGCCGACCTCAACGGCGATTCATATCCCGAGCTGGTGGTGGTAAGCGATTGGGGACCCGTGCGGGTATTCGAAAACAAGCGGGGGAAACTGAGTCAAAACCCCGAATTCACCATCAAAAACGCGCAGGGTGATGTCCTGAAAACGAATGGCTGGTGGAACTGCGTAACCGCCGGTGACGCCGACGGCGATGGCGATCTGGATCTGGTGATCGGCAATCTGGGCACGAATTCACGCATAAAAGCCAATCAGACAATCCCCGCTGAACTTTACACCGGCGATTTCGACCATAACGGCACCGTTGAGCAAATCATCAACTGCGCCGACGAAACGGGTGAGTTATACCCAATGGTGCTGAAGCAGGAGTTGCAGAAAGCCATGCCGACGATCAAAAAGAAATACGTGAAATACGTCGACTACGCGGGCAAGAAAATCACCGATGTGCTGGATGAGGATCAGCGGAAGCAGGCGGTTGTCAAACAGGCATTCATGGGCGAAACTGTCATTCTGCTTAACGATGGAAAGGGAAAACTAACGTTGCAGCCTTTACCGGCCGAGGCTCAGTTTTCGCCCGTATGTGGTGCCCTCTTCACCGATTATGATCACGATGGACACACGGACCTGCTGCTGACCGGTAATTTTCTGGATGTACTTCCCGAAATCGGGCGCTACGACGCGAGTTATGGCGTTACCCTGCACAACAAGGGAAAGGCGGCCAACGGCACCATCCGGTACGAATCCGTCAATCCGGCGGTATCCGGCTTTTTCGTCCGTGGGCAGGTTCGGCACATCGCCCAACTAAAACAGGGGCAAATTATTCTCGCCAAAAATAACGACAAGGCACAAGTGTTTTCTTTAAAGAAGTGA
- a CDS encoding phosphoesterase PA-phosphatase related protein (PFAM: phosphoesterase PA-phosphatase related~KEGG: nmu:Nmul_A0927 phosphoesterase, PA- phosphatase related) yields the protein MNVSLRFGYLLAVVLVGLTACQKPASPAEYNAKAANPEYYNSALNKLTEVVIHDIFSPPVASRIYSYANLAGYEALVPFDAQYESLGGKLKRFQSGPKPEPGKEYCFPLASTRAFLTVARALTFSVDFYDTFEKPFYEQYKKDGVPDEVYDRSMAYGEAVAKHILDYAAKDSYKQTRGFKHTVTNEEGSWVPTPPAYMDAAEPQWNKLRCWAMDTCNQFMPPRPHPYSLVKGSPYEKELDEVYQTGKNVDKQKQDIAYFWDDNAFVMNVAGHVMYASKKMTPGGHWLAIAQTISRKKKLNMMQTVEAYALTSFALSDGFISCWDEKYRSKTVRPETVINKLIDPKWTPFLQTPPFPEYPSGHSVISTAAATVLTNLMGDNVAFTDSTEFPYGHGVRSFPSIRAAADEASISRLYGGIHYRSALENGQVEGEKVGKWVLEKIHTRKSAVAQR from the coding sequence ATGAACGTTTCGCTTCGCTTTGGCTATCTGCTGGCAGTCGTGCTGGTTGGGTTGACCGCTTGCCAGAAGCCTGCATCCCCAGCTGAGTATAACGCAAAGGCTGCCAATCCCGAATATTACAATTCGGCGCTGAACAAACTGACGGAAGTTGTCATTCACGACATTTTCTCACCCCCCGTTGCCAGTCGCATTTATTCCTACGCCAATCTGGCCGGCTACGAGGCATTAGTACCGTTCGATGCTCAATATGAGTCGCTGGGCGGTAAGCTGAAGCGGTTCCAGAGCGGGCCTAAGCCGGAACCGGGTAAAGAGTATTGTTTCCCGCTGGCCAGTACCCGTGCTTTTCTGACCGTTGCCCGTGCGCTGACCTTCTCGGTTGACTTTTACGATACCTTCGAAAAGCCTTTTTACGAGCAGTACAAGAAAGACGGTGTGCCCGATGAGGTGTATGATCGCTCAATGGCCTATGGCGAAGCGGTTGCCAAGCATATTCTGGACTATGCGGCTAAGGACAGCTACAAGCAAACCCGTGGGTTTAAACATACCGTGACGAACGAAGAAGGGTCGTGGGTGCCTACCCCGCCCGCCTACATGGATGCTGCCGAACCGCAGTGGAACAAACTACGCTGCTGGGCTATGGACACCTGCAATCAGTTTATGCCGCCCCGTCCGCATCCCTACAGCCTCGTTAAGGGGAGCCCTTACGAAAAAGAGCTCGACGAGGTTTACCAGACTGGTAAGAACGTCGATAAGCAGAAACAGGATATTGCCTATTTCTGGGACGATAACGCCTTTGTTATGAATGTGGCCGGGCACGTGATGTACGCCAGCAAGAAAATGACACCCGGCGGACACTGGCTGGCTATTGCACAGACCATTTCCCGCAAGAAAAAGCTGAACATGATGCAAACGGTTGAAGCCTACGCGCTTACGTCTTTTGCTCTGAGCGACGGCTTCATTTCGTGCTGGGATGAAAAATACCGTAGCAAAACCGTCCGGCCCGAAACGGTTATCAACAAGTTAATCGACCCTAAATGGACGCCTTTCCTGCAAACGCCCCCGTTTCCGGAGTATCCAAGCGGACACAGCGTGATCTCGACCGCTGCGGCCACCGTACTGACAAACCTCATGGGCGATAACGTGGCCTTCACGGACTCGACCGAGTTTCCGTACGGGCATGGTGTGCGGTCGTTCCCATCCATCCGGGCCGCTGCCGACGAAGCCTCGATCAGCCGGTTGTACGGCGGTATTCACTACCGCTCAGCACTAGAGAATGGCCAGGTTGAGGGCGAAAAGGTGGGCAAATGGGTACTTGAAAAAATACATACCCGTAAGTCAGCCGTGGCACAACGATAA
- a CDS encoding glycoside hydrolase family 9 (PFAM: glycoside hydrolase family 9; glycoside hydrolase family 9 domain protein Ig domain protein~KEGG: cja:CJA_1633 endo-1,4-beta glucanase, putative, cel9B) yields MRVSVIILLLLATRLVNGQSLSTTIRLNQVGFYPNAAKVAVIVHDAGASAASGKFQLMTPDQKKVVFTGTLSGPKQNQISGKTSQFADFSAFKQKGTYVVAVPGLGHSYPVEIRPDVHRAAAIGALKGFYYQRTSTDLPARYAGKWARPAGHPDTRVLIHPSAVSPGRSAGTVISSPRGWYDAGDYNKYIVNSGITVGTLLSLYEDFPAYAKSFDTNIPETGNAVPDLLDEVLWNLRWMLTMQDPADGGVYHKLTNPSFDGMVMPDKATKDRYVIQKSITATLDFAAVLAQASRVFKQYNKALPGLSDSCRTAAVKAWKWAEQNPNAVYRQNEMNTQFDPDVVTGSYEDRDASDEWVWAALELYVTTKDDAYYTAAKLKSDEKLSLPSWNQVRLLGYYTLARFANELTPLGKQGSESVKKQLLAFADDLIQGTDQQAYGTVMGKSARDYIWGSSSVAANQGIALIQAYNLTKDNRYLRFALTNLDYLLGRNATGYSLLTGFGAKPIMNPHHRPSVADGITEPVPGLLSGGPNGNAPKQDKCPGYTATSADEMLLDDSCSYASNEIAINWNAPLVYLATAIEALQTKL; encoded by the coding sequence ATGCGAGTTTCTGTAATCATACTTCTCTTGTTGGCCACCAGATTGGTCAATGGACAATCTCTGTCCACAACTATTAGGCTCAATCAGGTTGGGTTTTACCCTAATGCCGCAAAAGTGGCCGTGATTGTACATGATGCAGGCGCATCTGCCGCGTCCGGTAAGTTTCAGCTTATGACTCCCGACCAGAAAAAGGTTGTCTTTACGGGTACGTTGAGTGGCCCTAAACAGAACCAGATTTCGGGTAAGACAAGCCAATTCGCTGACTTTTCGGCTTTTAAACAGAAGGGGACTTATGTTGTAGCCGTACCCGGTTTGGGCCACTCGTACCCGGTCGAGATTCGGCCGGATGTTCACCGGGCCGCAGCCATTGGTGCTCTGAAAGGATTTTATTATCAGCGTACGTCTACCGACTTACCCGCCAGGTATGCCGGTAAATGGGCCCGTCCGGCCGGGCATCCGGACACTCGGGTCTTGATTCACCCATCGGCCGTTTCGCCAGGGCGCTCGGCGGGTACGGTTATTTCGTCGCCCAGGGGGTGGTACGATGCGGGCGATTACAATAAGTACATCGTCAATTCGGGCATTACGGTGGGCACGCTGCTTTCTCTGTACGAAGACTTCCCTGCCTATGCCAAATCGTTCGATACCAACATTCCCGAAACAGGCAATGCTGTTCCCGATCTGCTGGACGAAGTGCTCTGGAACCTCCGCTGGATGCTGACCATGCAGGACCCGGCTGATGGGGGCGTTTACCATAAATTGACGAATCCAAGCTTCGATGGGATGGTTATGCCCGATAAAGCCACAAAAGATCGGTATGTGATTCAGAAAAGCATTACCGCAACCCTCGATTTTGCCGCTGTACTGGCCCAGGCCAGCCGGGTATTCAAACAGTACAACAAAGCATTGCCCGGCCTATCGGACTCCTGCCGCACGGCGGCTGTGAAAGCCTGGAAATGGGCTGAGCAAAACCCCAACGCCGTCTATCGTCAGAACGAAATGAATACGCAGTTCGACCCCGACGTGGTAACGGGGAGTTACGAAGACCGCGATGCTAGCGACGAGTGGGTTTGGGCTGCGCTTGAACTGTATGTGACGACAAAAGACGACGCCTATTATACGGCTGCAAAACTAAAATCGGATGAGAAGCTAAGCTTACCCTCCTGGAATCAGGTTCGCCTGTTGGGGTATTATACACTAGCCCGCTTTGCGAATGAGCTTACACCCCTTGGTAAACAGGGAAGCGAGTCGGTGAAGAAACAACTGCTTGCCTTTGCCGATGACCTTATTCAGGGAACAGACCAGCAGGCGTATGGTACGGTGATGGGCAAATCGGCGCGGGATTACATTTGGGGGAGTAGCTCCGTTGCCGCTAACCAGGGTATTGCGCTGATTCAGGCGTACAACCTCACCAAAGATAACCGCTACCTGCGGTTTGCCTTAACCAATCTCGACTATCTGCTGGGCCGCAATGCAACGGGCTACTCGTTGTTGACGGGATTTGGCGCCAAACCGATTATGAATCCGCACCATCGGCCATCCGTAGCCGACGGAATCACCGAACCAGTACCAGGCCTACTATCGGGCGGGCCGAATGGCAATGCACCGAAGCAGGACAAATGCCCCGGATACACCGCCACTTCGGCCGACGAAATGCTTCTGGATGATTCCTGTTCGTATGCCTCCAACGAAATTGCCATTAACTGGAATGCCCCGTTGGTTTATCTGGCGACAGCTATCGAGGCATTGCAAACAAAGCTTTAG
- a CDS encoding ASPIC/UnbV domain protein (PFAM: ASPIC/UnbV domain protein; FG-GAP repeat protein~KEGG: swd:Swoo_1678 ASPIC/UnbV domain-containing protein): MNRILLFIGALALTGCNSFKSEKPLFESLDSTQTGVGFVNKLVPTEKLNILDYLYFYNGGGVSAGDINNDGLTDLYFVSNQGKNKLYLNKGDFKFEDITAKAGVEGFADWQTGSTMADVNGDGLLDIYVCAVGNFRGQEGSNELYINNGDNTFTEKAADYGLDFTGFSTQAAFFDYDHDGDLDCYLLNHAIHTSRSYDRVSARNLRNNESGDYLYENQSITKSGQAPAGKIARFQNVSERAGIFGAAMGYGLGVSVADLNNDGWEDIYVSNDFHEDDYYYVNNHDGTFTESVKKAFQHTSRFSMGNDIGDVNNDGFADVVTLDMYPEDETVEKSSLGEDPLDIYTYKLAYGYMNQYSRNCLQLSLSGKKFMDIGAMSGVAATDWSWSPLLADYDNDGIKDLFITNGIVRRPNNLEYVKFAADDSLRYAMETSKSLDERATKLMPEGKVHNYLYRGTPSLRFEDKSSAWGFELPNYSNGSAYADLDNDGDLDLITNNINDPASLYRNEATTLFPENTHLTVKLKGDSPNTFGVGAKVILKYGKDSLLVQQLMPTRGFESSVAPELLFGLGKRASIDSLIVIWPNQQMEVRTNVKTNQSIMLKQADAKLDGAGFVYTNPPMQPLFADVSTADSIPYQHKENKEYFDFVRESLMPFKVSTEGPHLAVGDVNGDGLDDMYAGGAKWQAGSLLVQQANGTFKPSVQADFKKDSVYEDVDAVFFDADGDKDLDLYVVSGGNEFYNKMPEQFDRLYLNDGKGSFTRSPNALPAMYDNKSCVRPFDVDNDGDLDLFVGGRVVGFGYGKSPNSYLLVNNGKGTFTDQIDKLAPGLRTVGMVTDAVWADYDGDKDQDLIVSGDWMPIRIFANDKGKFQEVKSITDTPLNGFFQRLIAADFDRDGDIDLVAGNIGTNTKFRKTPDSQLRMLVKDVDNNQSIEQIISYNRGDDWYPLAFKDELGKQMPSIINKRFTDYVSFAGKPLDDVLTDEELKGADELTVIEFASVYLENNDGKFVVHELPMMAQVSKLFALQAIDFDRDGDLDILGGGNFYGVSTYQGRYDASYGLVLRNDGKGNFSALSPVDSGFLLNGEIRDIRPVRSAQGVRIVVTRNDAGMQVFKSL, translated from the coding sequence ATGAACCGCATTCTTCTTTTTATCGGCGCATTGGCGTTGACGGGCTGTAACTCCTTCAAATCGGAAAAACCCCTTTTCGAGTCGCTCGATTCGACCCAAACGGGCGTTGGGTTTGTTAATAAGCTGGTGCCGACCGAAAAGCTCAACATTTTAGATTACCTCTATTTCTACAATGGTGGGGGCGTTTCGGCGGGCGATATAAACAACGATGGCCTCACCGATCTGTACTTCGTATCCAATCAGGGAAAGAATAAGCTGTACCTCAACAAGGGAGATTTTAAGTTTGAAGACATCACTGCCAAAGCGGGCGTCGAAGGATTTGCAGACTGGCAAACAGGCTCCACAATGGCCGATGTCAACGGCGACGGTCTACTCGATATTTACGTCTGCGCGGTGGGCAATTTCCGGGGGCAGGAGGGCTCCAATGAATTGTACATTAATAACGGCGACAATACCTTCACCGAAAAAGCCGCTGATTACGGACTGGACTTTACGGGTTTTTCGACCCAGGCCGCCTTCTTCGATTACGACCATGATGGCGATCTGGATTGTTACCTGCTCAATCACGCTATCCATACCTCCCGCAGTTACGACCGCGTTTCTGCCCGAAACTTACGCAATAACGAATCGGGCGATTACCTGTACGAGAACCAAAGCATAACCAAATCCGGGCAAGCCCCTGCGGGTAAAATCGCCCGGTTTCAGAACGTAAGTGAGCGGGCGGGTATCTTCGGCGCGGCAATGGGCTACGGGCTGGGAGTTTCGGTCGCCGACCTGAATAACGATGGGTGGGAAGATATTTACGTCTCCAACGATTTCCACGAAGACGATTATTACTACGTCAACAACCACGACGGGACCTTTACCGAAAGCGTAAAAAAAGCCTTTCAGCACACCAGCCGATTCTCTATGGGAAACGACATTGGCGATGTGAATAATGACGGTTTTGCCGATGTAGTCACGCTCGACATGTATCCCGAAGATGAAACAGTTGAGAAATCGTCGCTGGGCGAAGATCCGCTGGATATTTACACCTATAAACTGGCGTACGGCTACATGAACCAGTACAGCCGGAACTGTCTGCAACTGAGTCTTTCGGGTAAAAAATTCATGGACATCGGCGCGATGTCGGGGGTAGCCGCAACCGACTGGAGTTGGTCGCCGTTGCTGGCCGACTACGACAACGATGGGATCAAAGACCTGTTCATCACGAACGGCATTGTCCGGCGGCCTAATAACCTGGAGTACGTGAAGTTTGCCGCTGACGACTCATTGCGGTATGCAATGGAAACATCGAAATCGCTCGATGAGCGGGCTACTAAACTCATGCCCGAAGGCAAAGTGCATAATTACCTGTACCGGGGAACACCCTCGTTGCGGTTTGAGGATAAGTCGTCGGCCTGGGGTTTCGAACTGCCGAATTACTCGAACGGTTCCGCCTACGCCGACCTCGACAATGACGGCGATCTGGATCTCATTACCAACAACATCAACGACCCGGCCAGTTTGTACCGCAATGAAGCCACGACGTTGTTTCCCGAAAATACGCACCTGACCGTTAAGCTCAAAGGCGATTCGCCCAACACATTTGGGGTAGGGGCAAAGGTGATTTTGAAATACGGCAAAGACAGTCTGCTGGTGCAGCAACTGATGCCAACGCGGGGCTTCGAGTCGTCAGTGGCACCGGAGTTACTGTTTGGGTTGGGCAAGCGGGCCAGCATTGACTCGCTGATCGTTATCTGGCCGAATCAGCAGATGGAGGTGCGTACCAACGTCAAAACCAATCAGTCGATAATGCTGAAACAGGCGGATGCCAAACTCGATGGTGCCGGGTTCGTTTATACAAATCCGCCCATGCAGCCTTTGTTCGCCGATGTATCGACCGCCGACTCAATTCCGTACCAACACAAGGAAAATAAAGAGTATTTCGATTTCGTGCGGGAGTCGCTGATGCCGTTCAAAGTGTCGACCGAGGGGCCGCATCTGGCCGTTGGGGATGTAAACGGCGATGGACTGGACGATATGTATGCCGGTGGGGCCAAGTGGCAGGCTGGTAGCTTACTCGTGCAGCAAGCGAACGGAACGTTCAAACCATCGGTACAGGCCGACTTTAAGAAAGACTCTGTTTATGAAGACGTCGACGCGGTTTTCTTCGATGCCGATGGCGACAAGGACCTGGATTTATACGTCGTTTCGGGCGGTAACGAGTTTTATAACAAGATGCCGGAGCAGTTCGACCGGCTCTACCTGAACGACGGCAAAGGAAGCTTTACGCGTTCGCCGAATGCGCTGCCTGCCATGTACGATAACAAAAGCTGCGTTCGTCCTTTCGACGTCGATAACGACGGCGACCTCGACTTGTTTGTGGGTGGGCGTGTAGTGGGCTTCGGCTACGGTAAATCGCCTAATTCGTATTTGCTGGTCAACAATGGCAAGGGTACGTTTACAGATCAGATTGATAAGCTGGCACCGGGCCTCCGAACGGTTGGTATGGTTACCGACGCCGTATGGGCCGATTATGACGGTGATAAAGACCAGGACCTGATCGTGTCGGGCGACTGGATGCCGATTCGCATTTTCGCCAATGATAAAGGGAAATTCCAGGAAGTGAAATCCATTACCGATACCCCGCTCAACGGCTTTTTTCAGCGCCTTATTGCCGCCGATTTCGACCGGGATGGTGATATTGATCTGGTAGCTGGAAACATCGGCACAAACACCAAGTTCCGCAAAACACCCGATTCGCAGCTGCGGATGCTGGTAAAGGATGTAGACAATAACCAGAGTATTGAGCAGATCATTTCGTACAATCGCGGAGATGACTGGTACCCACTCGCCTTTAAAGACGAACTGGGCAAGCAAATGCCGAGCATCATTAACAAACGCTTTACCGACTATGTCTCCTTCGCAGGGAAGCCGCTCGATGATGTTTTGACGGATGAAGAACTGAAAGGAGCGGATGAACTTACCGTTATCGAGTTTGCTTCGGTTTACCTGGAGAATAACGACGGTAAGTTTGTCGTGCATGAACTGCCCATGATGGCGCAGGTATCGAAGTTATTTGCCCTGCAGGCCATTGACTTCGACCGGGATGGGGATCTGGATATACTGGGGGGAGGTAACTTTTACGGGGTCAGCACCTATCAGGGTCGATACGATGCCAGTTACGGGCTGGTACTGCGGAATGATGGCAAAGGAAACTTTAGTGCGCTGTCGCCCGTAGATTCCGGTTTCCTGCTCAATGGCGAGATACGGGATATTCGCCCCGTACGTTCGGCTCAGGGCGTTCGCATCGTTGTAACGCGGAACGACGCTGGTATGCAGGTATTCAAATCGCTGTAG
- a CDS encoding transcriptional regulator, TetR family (PFAM: regulatory protein TetR~KEGG: dal:Dalk_2333 transcriptional regulator, TetR family), with product MQTPIMDKDEKIRRNRAKTTQRIVEALEEVIAERGIEGVGVNRVAEKANVSKVLIYRYFGGMEGLFEYYVKMGKLFPIFTPSVLDQIRPLHESDIARIWYRQVIQTYRYFRTFKAAREILKASVIENDPIAETTARAQDDEMTRLVSQLSFVKGADTQAISAIILGAMTYLTIMAQNDRTMVSIDLRSEEGWNRIENAVKAIYISLNKMAIHTKDVELELQSSHFPVAQW from the coding sequence ATGCAGACCCCCATCATGGATAAGGATGAAAAAATTAGACGCAATCGCGCGAAGACCACACAGCGCATTGTCGAAGCTCTGGAAGAGGTAATAGCCGAACGCGGTATCGAGGGCGTAGGTGTAAACCGCGTTGCCGAAAAGGCTAATGTCAGCAAGGTACTGATATATAGATATTTCGGCGGCATGGAAGGCTTGTTTGAATATTATGTAAAGATGGGGAAACTGTTTCCAATATTTACGCCCTCTGTTTTAGATCAGATACGTCCATTGCACGAATCGGATATTGCCCGAATCTGGTATCGGCAGGTCATCCAGACATACCGGTATTTCCGTACGTTCAAAGCCGCTCGTGAAATCCTCAAGGCAAGTGTTATTGAGAACGACCCGATTGCCGAAACAACGGCCCGGGCGCAGGATGATGAAATGACGCGGCTCGTTAGCCAGCTTTCCTTTGTAAAGGGAGCCGACACGCAGGCGATTTCAGCTATTATTCTCGGTGCTATGACCTACCTGACCATCATGGCACAAAACGACCGGACTATGGTGAGTATCGACCTCCGGAGTGAAGAGGGCTGGAACCGCATTGAGAACGCAGTAAAAGCTATCTACATTTCACTAAATAAGATGGCGATCCATACTAAAGACGTTGAACTTGAACTCCAGTCTTCCCATTTTCCAGTAGCCCAATGGTAG